In the genome of Flavobacteriaceae bacterium YJPT1-3, the window AAGTGCAGGTGAACGAACCGGATACAGAAAGCGCGATTTCCATCCTGCGGGGGATCAAAGAGAAATACGAGACCCATCACAAGGTGCGTATCAAAGACAATGCAATCATCGCTGCGGTGGAATTGTCGCAGCGCTACATCACCAACCGCTTCTTACCGGACAAGGCCATCGACCTCATGGATGAGGCGGCTTCGAAGATGCGGATGGAAATCAACTCTAAGCCCGAAGAACTGGACGTGCTCGATCGCAAGATCATGCAACTGGAGATCGAGATCGAAGCCATCAAGCGGGAGAAAGACGAGAGCAAATTGAAATCCCTGCGGGCTGATCTGGCCAATCTGAAGGAGGAGCGCAATGAGCTGAACGCGAAATGGAAAAGCGAGAAGGAACTGGTGGATAACATCCAGGCGGCTAAGCAGGACATTGAAAACTATAAACTGGAGGCCGAGCGCGCTGAACGCGAAGGCAACTACGGAGCAGTAGCCGAACTCCGCTACGGCAAGATCAAGGAAGCCCAGGAACGCCTGGAAAAACTACAGGCCGAAATGGCCAATCAGCAGGATGGCGGACTCATCAAAGAGGAGGTGACCAGTGAAGACATTGCCGAAGTGGTGGCCAAATGGACCGGGATTCCCGTGACCAAAATGCTGCAAAGCGAGCGAGAAAAGTTGCTCCATCTGGAAGCCGAACTCCATAAACGCGTGGTGGGTCAGGAAGAGGCCATTGCCGCCGTGAGTGACGCCGTGCGTCGTAGCCGGGCCGGACTGCAGGATCAGAAGAAGCCTATTGGTTCCTTCCTCTTCCTGGGAACCACCGGGGTGGGTAAGACCGAGCTGGCCAAGGCCCTGGCGGAGTATCTCTTTGACGATGAGAACAACATCACCCGTATTGACATGAGTGAGTACCAGGAACGCCACAGCGTAAGCCGACTGGTGGGTGCTCCTCCGGGATATGTGGGTTATGACGAAGGCGGTCAGTTGACCGAAGCCGTGCGTCGCAAGCCCTATTCGGTCGTGTTATTGGATGAGATCGAAAAAGCCCATCCGGATACCTTCAATATTCTGTTGCAGGTGTTGGATGAAGGACGATTGACGGACAATAAAGGACGGCTTGCCGACTTTAAGAATACCATCATCATCATGACCTCCAACATGGGGAGCCACATCATCCAGGAGAAGTTCGAGGCGGTCAAAGACATCGACACCGCAATGGAAAGCGCCAAGGTAGAAGTACTGGGCTTATTGAAGAAAAGCATCCGCCCGGAATTCATCAACCGAATTGATGATATCGTCATGTTCACTCCGCTTACGCGAAAGGACATCCAGGCGATCGTCCGCTTACAACTCAAAGGCGTACAAAAAATGCTGGCCGCGCAGAACATCACCATGGATGCCACCGATGAGGCTGTGGCCCATCTGGCCGAAGCCGGCTTCCAGCCGGAGTTTGGTGCTCGCCCGGTCAAGCGTACCATTCAGAAAGAAGTATTGAACAATCTGAGTAAGGAAATCCTGAGCGGAAAGGTGACCACAGACAGCATCATCTTGCTAGATGCCTTCGATGGTGAGTTAGTGTTTAGAAATCAAAGTAATTTGGTGACTGAAGAATTCTAAGCAACACTATAATAGATTAAGGATCTACATCCCCTGAAGCGAAAGCGTAGGGGGATTTTTTTATGGAACTTCATTTATCTAAAGGAGCGTCTATAGGCTCTGAAGCTTTAGCGAAGGAGTCGCGTAGGGGGATTTTCCATTTAGACAGATACCCTTAATCTAAATAAATAAGAAGTTGGCCTTGTCTTCATTGTCCGTAGCTTCATGGTATATGAAGCTAAGGAGAAGCGTAGGAGGGTCTACATCCCCCGAAGCCTTGGCGAAGGGGAGGGATTTTTTATTGCCTAATTAGTAGGTAATAAGGAGGATTATTGGAGCAAAAGTCTATTTTTATTCCAACGCACGCGCAAGCGTTTCTTTCTGACCAACCCATCATGATTAAATTCTTCCGTAAAATCAGACAACGGCTGCTTGCTGAGAACAAATTCAGCAAGTATTTGCTCTATGGGATTGGTGAAATTGTCCTGGTGGTCATAGGGATCCTGATCGCTTTGCAGATCAATACCTGGAATGAAAACAGAAAGTCCAAAGCCCTGGCTCAAAAGTACATTCAGGACATTCGGACCGACCTGGTCAATGATACCTTGACCTATACAGCAGCCCTCCAAAGACTGGAAAAAACCATAGCCAAAAACACCCTTTTGGCCAACCCGGAGGTAACCGCTGCCCTTCCTTTGGATTCCTTGAATGCCTTGCTTGCTAATTCCTTTCACTCCATCCGCATTTATAAAATAGACAATACTACCTACCTGAAATTGTCCAACACCGGCTTTTTGGAAACCGGGCATTATGCCGACCTGTTTAAAGCCGTCAATACCTATTACAACAAAGAATACACTTCCTATTCCGAATACATCGAATGGGACGAAGAACAGTCGGTAGACATGTTCCATCCTGATTTTCTAGGTTCGTATAAAAACACGGTCCTTCTATCCAATGAACAGCCCAATGAAATGGAGGTAGAAAATTTTAGAGCCTTTATCGCCTCTAAAGAGTTCCGCAATAGGACCACCACCAACCAAACCCGGAAAAGCATGATCGTCGACAAACTGCGGTATCAAAAAGCCCTGGCCCTCGAGCTGATGGAGAAGATTGATGGAGTGCTGGAACGATAGTCATTGCTGACCGCTTTAGCGCATTTCCAGCTTGTTTCCCTTCAACTTCTCAAAATAGTTTAACTTCCTGACTTCAAAAACCACCGCAACGAACTGCGGTTATACAAGACCGTATGGCACTAAGAGTGATGACTAAAATTGACTTAAATAATGGATTTCTATATATAAATGGAATAACTTTTCCCTTAATAAATAGAAATTCAGATGGCCATACAATCGCAAATAGTTCTTATTCTAATATGTCTCTAAAGGGAAAAATTAATGAAATGAGCTTTATTGCGACGGCTTTTTATAAAAACGAAAAAATAAGAACCATCCATTTAAGCTTAGAACCTGAATTCTTAAAAAAGATTTACAAACCAAATGAAAATTTAGATTTTAATGACTATTGTACTACCTATCTTGACTTCAGGAAATCAAAAACGGAAGAATTGCTTAAAACCCTTTTAAATTCAAATAAAAGAAAATTTAATTGGGGTAAAATCATAGTTTCAGTTGACCCTAGAGGACCTGACGTTTTTTCGGAAATAATATATTTTTAGAAACGGCTTTTAACACCCGATTACCGCGATTCTAGCTCATCTTCTCAAAATAGTTTAACTTCTTGACTTCAAAACACCACCGCAAAGAACTACGGTTATACGAGACCGTTCTAAGTCATTAAAACAAACCTATGAACAAAGCAATTAATTTTCAGAAAAATCTAATGATTTTTGGAATGCCATTATTAATAATCGGAATAATGGTGTTCATTACGAAATCAAATATATTTGCCGCAAATTCAAGTAGTTTATCTATTGGAATAACATTTGACTTATTATTAACTGTACCACTCGTATATTTTCTATTAATTAGAAAAACAAATATTCCAAAAGCAACAGTAGTACCAATTTTAATTGTTGGTATTATTATTTGTTCGCTAATACTTCCAACTGAAAATCAATATTATCTAAATCTTTTTAAGACTTGGGTACTTCCAATCGTGGAACTATCAATTTTATCGTTTGTTATATTCAACGTTCGGAAAGGAATAAAACGATATAAACTAAACAAAACAAAGTCGTTTGATTTTTTCACAACTTTATTAAATACGTGTTATGAAATACTTCCAAAAGGAATAGTTATTCCTGTTGTAACCGAAATTGCAGTTTTCTATTACGGATTTGTTCATTGGAAAAAAAGAAAATTGAAAAACAATGAATTTACTTATCACAAAGACAGCGGAACAGTTACACTATTAATTGCAATTATATTTATAGTAGGTATAGAAACTCTTACATTTCATATTTTATTAGCGAAATGGAATACAACTGTTGCTTGGATTCTGACTTTTTTGAGTATTTACTCTGCTATTCAAATTTTCGGATTTGTAAAGTCAATGTTCAAAAGACCAATATCAATTGTAAACGACAAACTGTTCCTTCGATATGGTATTATGAACGAAACTACTATTGATTTAGTAAACATTGACAGCATTGAAATTTCATCAAAAAATATAGAGTTGAATACAGAAACTCGAAAGCTATCATTTTTGGGAGAATTGGAAAGCCATAATGTTGTTATCAGATTAAAGAAAGAAAACACATTAATTGGACTATATGGAATTAAACGAACATATAACAATATAGCATTACACGTTGACAATAAAATTGAATTTAAGAATCAAATAGATAACGCCATACAACAATGGCTCTAAGTAATGGCGCCGTCATCGCCTACTTCTGAAAATCCTCACGGATTTTCAGTTTGGTGTGTACCTGCCTGCCGGCAGGCAGGCTTGCAAAGTTAAGTGCTTGTACCTTCCTCTCGCTACGCTCGTCGGAGGCACTACGCAACTACTCCTAGCCGAGACCGTTGTACACCATTTGGATGAACATTGAGAATTTAATAGAAGATTACAAAAGACAGACAAAAATTTGCTCTGAAATTGACTATTCGGATAAGGATTCTGTGAAGAAAAACAATAAAGCAGTCAACCGAATGTATCAGATTGTAGAATTGATTTCGGAAAGCAATAGTCAAAATGAAATTGATGAATTTTCAAAATTACTAAAGGACAATGAAAATCGAACTGACCTTTGGTCGGCAGTTCATTTATTGGAAAAATTAAGCTTCGACAAGAAGACCGAAAAAGAAGCTTTAAAAATCATAGAAAAAGTAGCTAAAGGAAATACAAGTGAAGCTATGGGTTTTCAATATTGGCTGAAAGAATATAAATCAAAATAAACCTATGAGTTGGGACATTATACTTTTTAATTCAAAGCAGAAAATAGAATCAGTTGCGGAATTGGACGAAAACCAACTCGAACCGACCGATTTTGCTGGAATTTTGGAAAACTCATTTGACCGAATTAAAAAAGATGATAATCACAGAGAAATAGTCGGAACTGATTTTACGATTGACTTTTATGTACATAATGAAATTGTGAGCAACACAATGTTGAGTTTATATGGAGAAAATGGACTTTATGAACTAATTGAATTGGCAAAAAAGCATAATTGGCAGATTTACGATTCTGGAATTGGAGAAATGATAGACTTAGAAAATCCTGAAAAGAATGGATTTGAGAATCACAGAAAATACGTTGAACAGATATTAAAAAATAAATAAAAACGGTGTACAACAATGGCTATAAGTAATTGCTTGTTCCTGCCCTACTTCTGAAAATCCTCACGGATTTTCAGTTTGGTGTGCACTTGCAAAGTTAACTGCTAACCCACGCAACTACTCATAGCCGAGACCGTTGTGCATAATGCGAAAAAACGCAGTGAATGAACTGAAAACCATAAGAGAATATTACAAACCGATTCAGCCAACAGTTTCGGCTAACGATAACGAAATAGGTTATCGAGAAAGCAAACCAAATAAAGAGATTGAGGATTTCATTTACTGTTTTTGGCAACTCAAAACAAAGAAACCTTTAAAAAGAGATTATAATTACCGAGTGGTTTCTGACGGTTGTATCGACATATTTTTTAATCACAAACAACCGACTGAAAATTTTGTGATGGGATTTTGTAGAAAGTTCGTTCAGTTCCCAATAGGAAAAGAATTTGATTATATCGGCATTCGATTTTTACCTTCTGCTTTCTCACATTTGTTCGGAGTTGATGCCAAGACTTTAAGCGATCAATCCCAAGAACTGAAAAAAGTTTTGCCCAACTTTTCAGAGTGGATTAATTCAAAAATCAAACCAGCAGATTCATTTGAAGATAATACAAAAATCCTTAATGAAAAAATAGTCGAACTTTCAAAAAACCAAAATATTGACTTTGACCCTCGTTTTCTGGATACGTTAAACCTGATTTTCAAAAGGAGTGGATTTTTGGACATCGAAAAAGACCTTAATACAGGATTAAGCCCGAGACAACTTCGCAGAATTTTCAACTTTTATATCGGCACAACTGCAAAATCGTTTAGTAATGTTGTGCGTTTTCAACATATTTTAAATGCAAAACCTTCAAAACAAAGTCTAAAAGAAAATAAACTGTACTTTGACGTTGGATTTTTTGACCAAGCTCATTTCATTAAAAGCTTTAAAACATTTTACGGCGTAACACCTTCTGAAGCCTTCCATTAAGTTTGTCCGTTTTTTACAATGCCTCGGTTTATTGTCAGTCTACATTTGTAGCAACAAAATTATTGACAATGAAAGCACTGTTATTAACCGCATTTGTTCTCGTAGCAGGTTTGACAAATGCACAAACAACGACCAAGATGAAACTTAACGCAGGAATAATTACCGAAAAATTACAGGAAACCAAGAAATTCTACACAGAAGTTTTGGATTTTGGAGTAAGTTTTGAAAACGAATTTTATCTATTGCTTCACACGCCCGACCAATCAGCAGAAATCAGTTTTTTACAACCGAACCACCCAAGTCAAAAACCCATTTTCCAATCTGCATTCATTGGAAAAGGAGTGTATTTGACGATTGAAGTTGAGAACGTAGATGAAGTTTACAAACAACTTAAAGACAAGGGAGTTGAGATGGAAATCGAAATCCGAGATGAACCTTGGGGCGACAGACATTTTGCAATCAAAGACCCAAACGAAATTGGAATTGATATTGTGACCTATACAAAGCCCGAAGAATAAAGCACTATGCACAACAATGTATAACCGCAATTACGGCGGATTCGACTACGTCCGAATCCACTCGGAATTGCTAACGTCAGTTCTAAACCGAAAATTAACGCATATTAACCCCTAACTGACGGTTATACGAGACCGTTGTAGCCAATTTAAACCAAACGTAACTTTGACAGTCTAAACATATGAACAACACCATTAAAATATGAATTTATTGAAGTTTATTTTCGGACTTTTATTGGTTTTGACTTCTTGCTCAAAGGACGATGAACCGATACCAACGCAACCAACAACATACACAATGCAGTCGTATGACGGAAACGTTACAGCAAGTTTTGGGACACTTTCTTATAGAGTTTATTATCCCAAAGAATTTACGGGACAAACCTTTGTAATTCACGTTTCAAGAGGTGGAAATGGAATTGGAGATGACAGAGGACAATTAATGTCTTATGTTGAAAGATATGTTCAAAAAGGTTATGTAGTTGTCCAAATTGACCACCGTTTTGCAGGTAACGATATAAATTTAATTGCACAATATCGTGGCGAAGAAATAAAATTTATTGGAGAAAAAGTGGCAAACGGAACTTTGAGTTATGGAACATTTACAGGAACAATAGATGGAAGTAAGCAAGGATATATAGGTCATTCGGGTGGTTGTATGGAAGGACTTGAATCTGCGGGAGTAACTATGTCTCACGGTAATTATTTAGTCCCACAGATTAAGGCAGTTTATGGAATGTCGCCAGCAGGTAATAATCCTGACCAATTTGGAATTACCTCAAACGGGTTTAACGGAATAGGAACAACTGCCATATTT includes:
- a CDS encoding VOC family protein; this encodes MKLNAGIITEKLQETKKFYTEVLDFGVSFENEFYLLLHTPDQSAEISFLQPNHPSQKPIFQSAFIGKGVYLTIEVENVDEVYKQLKDKGVEMEIEIRDEPWGDRHFAIKDPNEIGIDIVTYTKPEE
- a CDS encoding DUF6090 family protein; translation: MIKFFRKIRQRLLAENKFSKYLLYGIGEIVLVVIGILIALQINTWNENRKSKALAQKYIQDIRTDLVNDTLTYTAALQRLEKTIAKNTLLANPEVTAALPLDSLNALLANSFHSIRIYKIDNTTYLKLSNTGFLETGHYADLFKAVNTYYNKEYTSYSEYIEWDEEQSVDMFHPDFLGSYKNTVLLSNEQPNEMEVENFRAFIASKEFRNRTTTNQTRKSMIVDKLRYQKALALELMEKIDGVLER
- the clpB gene encoding ATP-dependent chaperone ClpB; amino-acid sequence: MNFNNFTIKSQEAIQRAHQLAQEMGHQQIENEHIFKALFEVDENVLPFLLNKLNVNVNLLQQVLDSTLKSFPKVEGGEIVLSREAGKTVTEAGIIAKKMKDEYVSVEHLVLAIFKSKSKIGQILKDQSVTEKGLQAAIDELRQGDRVTSQSAEDTYNSLNKYAKNLNQLARDGKLDPVIGRDEEIRRILQILSRRTKNNPILVGEPGTGKTAIAEGLAHRIIDGDVPENLQDKQIFALDMGALIAGAKYKGEFEERLKAVVKEVTSAAGDIVLFIDEIHTLVGAGGGQGAMDAANILKPALARGELRAIGATTLDEYQKYFEKDKALERRFQKVQVNEPDTESAISILRGIKEKYETHHKVRIKDNAIIAAVELSQRYITNRFLPDKAIDLMDEAASKMRMEINSKPEELDVLDRKIMQLEIEIEAIKREKDESKLKSLRADLANLKEERNELNAKWKSEKELVDNIQAAKQDIENYKLEAERAEREGNYGAVAELRYGKIKEAQERLEKLQAEMANQQDGGLIKEEVTSEDIAEVVAKWTGIPVTKMLQSEREKLLHLEAELHKRVVGQEEAIAAVSDAVRRSRAGLQDQKKPIGSFLFLGTTGVGKTELAKALAEYLFDDENNITRIDMSEYQERHSVSRLVGAPPGYVGYDEGGQLTEAVRRKPYSVVLLDEIEKAHPDTFNILLQVLDEGRLTDNKGRLADFKNTIIIMTSNMGSHIIQEKFEAVKDIDTAMESAKVEVLGLLKKSIRPEFINRIDDIVMFTPLTRKDIQAIVRLQLKGVQKMLAAQNITMDATDEAVAHLAEAGFQPEFGARPVKRTIQKEVLNNLSKEILSGKVTTDSIILLDAFDGELVFRNQSNLVTEEF
- a CDS encoding helix-turn-helix domain-containing protein, producing MNELKTIREYYKPIQPTVSANDNEIGYRESKPNKEIEDFIYCFWQLKTKKPLKRDYNYRVVSDGCIDIFFNHKQPTENFVMGFCRKFVQFPIGKEFDYIGIRFLPSAFSHLFGVDAKTLSDQSQELKKVLPNFSEWINSKIKPADSFEDNTKILNEKIVELSKNQNIDFDPRFLDTLNLIFKRSGFLDIEKDLNTGLSPRQLRRIFNFYIGTTAKSFSNVVRFQHILNAKPSKQSLKENKLYFDVGFFDQAHFIKSFKTFYGVTPSEAFH